In Desulfosudis oleivorans Hxd3, the DNA window GACCCTCAACTGATCGTGCAGGACCGCAATTTCACGACTCAGCTCTGACGCCCGATTGGAATCGGGATTGGGCGCGGCCATCAGGGCGTTGTACTCGCCCCGTTTGGCGGCAAGATCCTGTCTGAGTTGAGCGGTTTTGTCATAAAACCCCTGGTGTTGATCACCATTGAAGCCGTCCGTCGGTCCACCCGCGGGGCCGCCCCAATACCCATC includes these proteins:
- a CDS encoding periplasmic heavy metal sensor: MKKTILVIAATAFIALFSTQAFACYWDGYWGGPAGGPTDGFNGDQHQGFYDKTAQLRQDLAAKRGEYNALMAAPNPDSNRASELSREIAVLHDQLRVQARSYNLPMSNNGYCGHGRMGRHGCW